CAGCCGGTTTTCGTCCGGCATCCAATCCTCCGTGTCAAAGGCCTCCGTGTCTATGGCGTCGGGGAGCACCGTCAGATTGAGGGCGGACTGCTTGTTCAGATAATACACGTCCCTTTCCCGGGGCAAAAACAGAGTGCTGAATTTGGAGGCCAGCCCGGTCTCTATGGCCGCAGTCTTGGACCATTCAAAGGCGCCGGTGAGCTTTTTGAACATGCCGCCGCCGCTGTTTTCCTTTTGCACGGCTATATATTCGCAGCGCAAAAAGTCTCCCAGGGCGGGTATTTTGGTCTCAAAGGGGGCGTACACCGCCGCCTCTATGCCAAATACAAACAGGAGGTCCGGCTTCAGAGCCAGAGTCTCGCGGAACAGCTTTTCCTTGCAGACAGTGTCGGGATGCTGCCTGAAATCCGAGAGGTGGGCGGGAGGCGGCAGCAGCGCCACAGTCTTGAACAGAGAGCCCTTGTCCTCGGGCTTGGTGTCGCTAAAGCCCATAAAATACAGCTCGTGACCCTGCAATTTGAACTGCTTCATGATATAGAGCAGTCTCCTCATCCGCTTGTCACCCGCAGGCTTGGGATATTCGGCGGCGATAAACAGCACCTTCATAGGGAGGCCTCGCAATAGATATTTGATATTATTATTATACTATAATACCACGATTTTTGCAAACGGTTTTACGCAAAAAAAGAGAGAGCCCGCGGGCTCTCTCTTGTGATGTCTCGGATTATTCGTCGACGCCGGTGTCACCGTTCTTGTAGTTTCTGTCGGTGTCCTTGCTGATCAGACTCATGTATCTCCACATCTCCTGTCTGCCGTTAATGAAGTCATTAACGTTGTTAGGCCAGTTGATGTCCCAGCCTCTGTAAGGAGGCCACTTGGCTCCGCCGCCGAAACCGGCCGAGGGAGACAGACCGTTGTTCTTCCACCAGAACTGACCAACAGCAACGGTGGAGGCATGGCCGTCACCAAAGGCGCAGACGACTTTGTCGCTGGGCTTCCAGTAGTCGGTACCGTCAACGAAGTCCATCTGATGGAACGGGAAGGTCTCGTGCATCATGATGTAGTTGGCAGGGAAGCTCATCTTGCCCATGGGTACAGGAGCAGACATGCCGGCGTTGGAAGCATCACCATGGGTGAAGCCGTTCTGAGGCTGATGGCGTCCGCACTTGTAGATGGAGGAGCGAAGCAGGTAGGAGTTGATCCTCTTGACCTGAGCGCAGGTGAATTCCTTGTCGGCCTGAGGGTCGGAAGGACAAATGAACATGGCTCCGTTCTTCACGTAGGGGGTCATGATGGCGCGGAAGGAATACTTGGTCATGTAGTCCTTGTAGGTGGCGTTGCCCGGCCAGGGGTTGGCGTAATGGCACCACCAGGCGTCATAGTCCAGGCTGCCGGCGCCGGCCATGTCAGTAGCTCCCTGATAAACAGAGGGGAAGCACTCGTCCCAGTCGGACGCGTACATGATCACGGCGGTGGCCAGCTGCTTCACGTTGGAGAGGCACTGGGTACCTCTGGCCTTTTCTCTCGCCTGAGCAAAAACAGGGAAGAGAATGGCTGCCAGAATGGCGATGATAGCGATAACTACCAAGAGTTCGATAAGGGTGAAACCTTTCTTCATTTGATTCTCCTTGTTTTTATTAACAACTATATGTTATCATCTTTAAAACTATTTTTCAAGGGGGTTTGTTCCACGAGACTTGAAAAAAAGCCTGTTTTTCTAAAAAATCAGTCCCGACAGGTCCCCCATGAGCCCGTCCGGCACAAAAACCGGGTCGCAATACATATAGACCGGCGCGTCCGTCATGGTCTCCGCCAGCAGATACAGCTCGGCTATGCCGGGGGCCTCCGTTTCGAAGTGTCCCGCCTCTATGACCAGCACCCCGTCCAGAGCGGCCTCCATGAATTGGTGGCGCTTGACCTCGCCGGTGATATAGCAGTCGGCGCCGGCCTTTTTGCATATATCCGCCCCCGCTCCGCCGCAGACGGCCACCCTCTCGGGCAGCCTGCCGAGGACCCTCGGCTCCAGATACTCCAGATTGGTGCGGAAGGGGATCCGGTCGGCCGCGTATCTCACGGACCGGCCGCAGGCGCAGCCGTAGAGCGCCTCCAGGCCCTCTCTCAGGCACCGCTCATAGGTCTCCGCCAGGCAATACAGGGGCGGGGGAGTGTGCTCGCCGTATTCCTCCGCCAGGGCCGCCGCCGCATTGATGGCGCCGTTGCCCAATATGCCTATCCTGCCCAGCCCGGCGGCAGGCTCCTCCGGCTTGGGAATGATGGGTATGGAGCCTTCTACGTCCAGCAGCCTGCACAGCACGTCGCTGACGCCTCCGGCGGCGGAGTCCAGATTGGTGTGGCACTGGATGAGGGCTATGTCCTGCTTGATGAGGGTCTCCAGAAGGGCGGTCCTGCTCTCGGCAAAATCCAGCTCCCTCAGAGGCTCGAATATATACGGATGATGGGTGACTATGACGTTGGCGCCGTATTCCGCCGCCCGGTCTATGGCCTCCGGCACCAGATCCAGGCAAAACAGACAGCCCTCCAGCTCCCGGTCCTTGTCTCCCAGCGCAAAGCCGGACCGGTCCCAATCCTCCGCCAGGGAAAAGGGGCACAGCCTGTCCAGCACGCCGTCATAAAAATCTTTTATCCGCATGATCTTTGCTCCCCGTATAATGATATATATACTGTGTTACCAAATACTATTATACCACGGTTCCTTGTCCTTTGACAGGCCTGTGTGCTACAATAATATATGGCCCGCGGAGGACGACAATGAAGCTTTTTCTGACGGCGCCCAAAAACCTCAGGCTGACGGTCATAGCCTCGTTTGTGGTCATGTGCGCCTTTGGCATATACAATGCCACCTATTACAACTTTATCACCGACGTCATCAGGATAGACCCGGCGGATCTGGGCAGGCTGGAAGCCTTCAGAGAGCTGCCCGGGCTGCTGATGGTGTTTTTCGGCATACTCACCAGCCGCCTGGCCGACAGGACCACGGGCATACTGTCCGCCCTGATAGCCGCCGTGGGCTTCGGCGCCTACACCCAGCTCTCGGGAGTGCCCTCCCTGATGCTGTGGACCTTTGTCTGGAGCGTGGGCATGCACATGTGGTTCCCCCTGCAGACCAGCCTCATCATCTCCTTTGCCCCCCGGGGGGAGGACGGCAGATACGCCGGCTTTTCCTCCTCAGTCACCGCCGCCGCCCAGGTGACCGGCATGCTGCTGGTGGCCCTGGTGGGCGCCCGGGTGTCCTACGTAGCCTGGTACGCCCTGGTGGCAGGCATGATGATCCCCGGAGCGGTGATACTGGCCTTCATACCCAGGACCGCCGGCTCCCCCTCCAGAGAGTCCCTCACTCTCCGCAAGAAGTTTCGCCATTATTACGTGCTCACCTTTCTCGAGGGCTGCAGGAAGCAGGTGTTCATCACCTTTGCCGTGTATGTGCTGACCCGGGAGTTTCATACCCCTGTGAAGATCATCGCCCTGCTGATGCTCCTGAACAACGTGCTCAACACCTTCGGCTACCCCATAGTCGGCAGGCTGGCGGACAAAATAGGCGAGAGGGTCATACTGAGGACCTCCTATTTCCTGCTGATATTCGTCTATCTGGGCTACGCCTTCGGCCGGTCCGTGTGGATACTATACGTCATGTATATACTGGACAACGTATTCTATTTTTCCACCCTGTGCCTGACCACCTACCTGAAGAGCCTGGCCACCCGGGAGGAGCTGCTGACCGCCATGTCCACGGGCCAGACCTTCAATCATCTGGCTGCCTGCCTGGTGCCCATAGCCGGAGGGCTGGCCTGGGCAAAATTCGGCTATTCCTGGACCTTCATGGCCAGCATGCTCATAGTGATCTTTTCCTGCTTCTACGCCGGCCACGTGCCCGCCAGGCGAAGGGAGGGGCAGGATGCTTAAGAAGCTGGGCAACGACCCCCGCATCCGCCGCATAGCCGCTGCTCTGCTGTACCGGATAATGGCCCTGATTTGCCGGTCCTGCCGGCTGAAGATCGTGGGCGGAGAACACGCCCGGGCCGTCAACGAGGCCGGGGGAGGCCTGCTGCTCATGTGGCACAAGACCCTGGTGATGCCCATATACGCCTGCCGCAACATGGGCATGTCTCCCATGATAGCCAGCTCCAGAGACGGGGAGATCATAGCCTTCTTCGCCCAAAAGATGGGCTATGACCCCGTGAGAGGCTCCACGGGCAAGGACGACGGAGTCTCCGCCCTGAAGACCACACTGAGGCTGGTGAGGCAAAACAGGATAGTGACCATCACCCTGGACGGCCCCACGGGACCAGCCGGGACCGTCCATAAGGGAGCCATAGCCGTGCTGCGAAGGACCGGCTGCCCCTTTGTCCCCCTGGCCTGCGCCATGGCAAACCCCATAGTGCTGCGCAAGGCCTGGGACAAGCACCGGCTGCCCCGCCCCTTTGACAGGGTGTGCGTGCTCATAGGAGAGCCCCGCCGCCTGCCGGAGGGCCTGTCGGACGAGGAGGCGGAGGAATACATACGCGGCGCGGTCAACGACACGGAAAAACAAGCGGAGGAACTGTTAGGATGAAGGATATATCTCTGTTGCTGGAAAGGCAGGAGGCCGAGAGGCTGTCGGACATGGCGGCCCTCAGCGCCGACTGGAAGGACTCCCGCCAAAGGCCCGAGCCCCCCTGCCCCGTGCGCACCGTGTTCATGCGGGACAGGGACCGGATCATACACTGCCGCACCTTCCGGCGCATGGCCGACAAGACCCAGGTCTTCGTGGCCAGGGAGGACATACATTTCCGCACCCGCCTGACCCATACCCTGGAGGTGTTTCAGATATCCACGGTCATAGCCAGAGCCCTCAGGCTCAACGAAGACCTTACCGCCGCCATAGCCATGGGCCACGACCTGGGCCACACTCCCTTTGGCCACGCCGGGGAATCCGCCCTGAACGAGATACTGTCCGAGCACGGCATCTCCTTTCACCACGCCCGCCAGTCCCTCAGGGTGGTGGACACACTGGAACGGCTGAACCTGACGGAGCCGGTCCGGGACGGCATACTGAAGCACTCAAAGGGAGCCTGCGACCTGTCCAACACGGAGGGCAACGCCTTTACCGCCGAGGGCAGACTGGTGCGCATCTGCGACCGCATAGCCTACATCAACCACGACATTGACGACAGCTTCCGGGCGGGCATCATCACCCCGGAGGACCTGCAGGCTCTGGACAAGCGGATCCCCGTCACTACCAGCGACCGCATAGCCCTCATGTCCGAGGACATGATCCAGACCGGCCTCACCGAGGGACGCATCGGCATGTCCCCCGAAGTGTCGGACCAGATAGACAGACTGAAGGACTTCATGTATGAGCGGGTCTATTTTGCGGCGGGCAAGCTGGGCAACGAGGCGGTGCTGAAGGAAGAGCTGAAGAGCCTGTTCCGGTACTATATGCGGCACCCCGAGCACATCAACCCCACGGGCTCCTACCCCAACGACCCCTCCCTGCCCGTGAGAGCGGCGGACTATATCAGCAACATGACCGACACCTACGCCGGAGAGCAGATCAAAAAATACGTGCTCTGAGGCCGCTTGAAGATAACAGGCTGCGCCCCTCCCACCCCGGTGACCCGACATCCCTCTTTCTGTCGGAGCTCCGGTTTTGTCCCGTTCACTTGCACGTCATTTCGCCGCCCCGACCCCGCGTCATCTCGGCGCCTCTACAAGAGGCGGTAAGAGATCCCCTCCAGTGGAACCGCGAGCTCGGGCGCGCACAAGCCCAACGGGACACATGGAAAACGTTCTCCCGCACTTCTCGTCAGTACTATAGCCTGGGTCCTCCCATTTGCCCCTCCGGAATTACACCCAGGTCCCTTCCCGGAAATCGCGTAATGCTGGCGCATTACACATGTTGCCATTATACCCCACGAATACTTTTATTCGCGGAGACCCCTAAATTTCCGCCGGGATGACGAGAAGTGTTTCTCCAAAATAAAAACCGCCCTTGCAGGGGCGGTCTTCTTTTTTCCGGCGTCAGTCGGCTCTCTGGCCGTCCAGCGGGTACTCAAAGGCGTGCTTGCCGCTGGGCAGGGTGTGCTTTTCATCCAGCACGCGGTATTCCGTCTCTATCCCCACGGGGATATCCAGCTCCACGTCCAGGGCGCTCTCCGTGTATTCCCACAGCACCCTGATCTCGCCGTACACCGACTGATACTTGGTCTCGGCCTTGGTGATGCCCAGGCTTGCCGGCGGGATGCGCACTGTGAGATGCCCGGACCTGTAGTCCAGGCCGCCGATCCTCTTGTAAAGCCAGGCGTCCACGCTGCCCAGCATGGGATGGGACAGGGACGAGCCGCCCCACCAGTCCTCCCACAGGGTGGTGGCGCGGTTCTGTATCATGAAGCCGTAGGAGGGATAGTCGGTCTGCTTCAGGATGGCCACGGCCAGGTCGTCCCGGCCTATCTTGGACAGGGCGTCAAAGAGGTATCTGGTGCCGGTGATGCCGCAGTTCAGGTGTCTGTCGTGCCGCTCTATGTCCTCCACCAGGGCTTTTTCCGTCAGCTCCCGCATCTCCTTGGGAGGCAGGTCAAAGCATATGGCCATGGCCAGCGAGGTCATGCTGTCGTCAAAGTATCTGCCGTCCTTGCGCAGATATCTGCCGTTGATGGCCTCCCGGACGTTTTCCGCCAGCTTGATATACTCCGTCTGGTCCTTGCCCACCAGGCCCGTGAACTCGGTCATGAGCTGCAGCAGCCGGTAGAAAAAGATGTTGTTCATGAACATGCGGTCCGTGTTGTAGCAATACACCCCGGGCTCGGGCTTGTCAGGGGGCACGTCCAGCCAGTCGCCCAGAGCCTGCACCGTGTCGCCGAACAGATAGGAGTTCAGGTGGGACGAGGCGTAGGAGATGTATTTTTCCATGTGGGGATAGGCCCTGCGGACCGCCGCTTCGTCCTCGTAGTAGCCCAGCAGCCTGTTGGCTATGACCAGCATGGCCCCGGTCCACTGCACGTCAAACAGGGAGCCGTCCCGTATGGACCAGTCGGGGTTGGGCACTATGCAGGAGGTATTGCCCGAGGGATACTGGTCGTCGCACATATCCCTGAGCCATTTGACGTAGGCCTGCTGCATGTCAAAGTTGAGTATGCCGTATTCGCTGGCCAGCCAGCCGTCGCAGGTCCAGCCGTTTTTTTCCCGGTGGGGGCAGTCGGTGGGGATGGAGTGATAGTTGTTCCTGAAGGTGCGTATGGCCATCCTGTGGATGCTGTTCAGGAGCTCCTCGCTGCACTCAAAGTCCCCCACGGCCTTCAGGTCCGTGGCCACCTGATAGGCGGTGATGTCCGAGGCCTCCGGCAGATAGCCCAGATTTTTGATGATGATGTACTGAAATCCGTTGTAGGAGAACATGGGTTCGCAGGTGTCGATGCCTCCCGAGAGTATCACCGTCAGAGTCTGAAACTGTCCCCGGACCAAATGGCCGTTGGTCTCGTCGGAAGGGATGGACATGGGCCACTCGGTCTTGTTGCGCTCCGCAAACTCGATGGTCACCTGCCTGCCCGTCTTGCCCTTCATCTGTATCTTGGCCCAGCCGGTAATGTTCTCGGCAAACCGGACCACGCACTCCTTGTCGCCTCCGCTGACGGACACGGGAGCATATTTGGCCAGCTTTTTCACGGGAGGCAGCTTTTGCAGGTCGATCTCCGGCACCGTAAAGCCCGGCACCGCGCAGGCCCTGTCCCAGTCCCCGATGCTGTCCATATAGCTGCAGGAATAGGTGCGCTCCCGCATGTCGTGGAGCTCGCCGCAGCGCACGTTTTGATATTTTACAAAGCTCTCATGCTGCCTGAAGGAGGTGTCGCTCACAAAGGTCTCCCTCTTGCCGTTGGCATACACCACGTCCATCAGCATGATGAACTTGGGCAGGCGGCGCCAGCGGGCGTTCTGAAAGCCCCAGGCGTCCGGCGCGGAGCTGTTGTAAAAGCCGTTGCCCAGCATCACGGAGATGCGGTTTTCCTTTTTCAAGAGATAGGTGACGTCGTAGGACACGTAGAGGGCCCTTTTGTCATACACGGTAAAGCCCGGGTCCAGCACGTGGTCCGACAGCTTTTTGCCGTTGAGGGCTATCTCGCAGTAGCCCAGGGCGCAGACGTTCATCTGGGCAAACACCACGTTGGTGCCGCAGACTATGTCTCTCACGAACAGATAGCTCTTGTCCGGGTCGTGTTCAAGGCGGACGGGCTTGACGTCCTCCGCGTAGCTGCCCCGGCCCTCCGCCGGTATGGAATCGTCGGAGGAGGAGCACAGCCACTCCGCGCCTTCGAAGGAACGGGCGCCCTCAAAGAGCCCCGTGGTAAACAGCATGGTGCCTCTGGCGGTGTTGTCATAATTGTCGCTGATATAGAGCACCAGGTGGTACTTGTGCCTTTCCTTCAGGTCGCAGGAGCAATTCATGAAGAAGTTGCAGTGGGTGGAGTAGTTTTCCCACACCTTTTCGCCGGAGATAAAGTCGTAGATGAACACCTTGACGGTCTTCTGGACCACGTCCATCCTGTCAGACACCACCTGCCAGCTGAGCAGGAAGGAGGAGCTGTCCAGGCCCACCGGGTCGGCAAGGCCGTCAATGCGCATATTGGTGATGTTGAACATAGCCTACAGCTCCTTGTCGTAAAAGCTGCCCTTTTCCAGAGAGAGCCATATCCTGAGGCAGGTGGCCATGGAGCCCACTGCCACGCCAAAGGCGATGGCCCGCTGGACCGCCATATTGGGGGAGGTCAGGAGCCAGTAGCCCAGCTTTTCCACTCTGAACACGCTGAGCACGCCGGACTTGGGCAAAAAGTCGGTGATGGCAGACCCCAGAGGGATCACCGCCAGCATGATGATGGCGGTGGACAGCAGCAGCAGCCCCGTCTCCATGCTCTTTATCCTGAAGGCTCTGTAAGAGGCGGACACTATGTAAAAGGCCACCAGGGAAAACATGGCGGCCTGCATGGACACGTAGAGGCCCGAGAAGAAGATGTCAAATATCTCCTCGCAGCCCTTGACCCCGGCGTCCATGAGAAAGCCGGAAATGAGTATGCCGAAAAAGCCCGCAAAAAAGCCTATGCCGTTGATGCGCTCCCCGGAGCCGAACATCACCTTTTTGCCCTGTATCAGAAAGAGGGAGCCCAGGCCCAGCAGCACAGTGAAGCAGCCGGTCACCAGCTGAAAGTTGGCCACCTTGGGCATGGCGGTGGTAAAGACGTTGTCGTGAGGTATGAGAAACTCCAGCGACAGATAGAGCCCCGCCACAAAGGTCACCGCCGCCACTATGGGCTTGCGGGCCTTTTTGGGCACCCGGGTGAGCAAAAACAGACCCAGGATGCCCGCCAGCAGAGCCGAAAAGATATACACCCACAGGATCAAGCCCTTCTGCGGGGTGATGAAAAAGCCGTATATCGCCGACAGGTCCATCAGCGGTCGAGCTCACCGGGCAGAGCGTCGCTCATCTTCTTGGCGGCTTCCATCTGGAACTCGGCGGTGGCCTTCATCTCAAACTGGGTGGCGAGACCGTGATCCAGATTGCCCTGCTTCATGATATCCACCAGAGCCTTGTCGTCCTCGGGGGTCTTGGCCCTCACCGAGCTGGCCACTATGCTGTCGTCTTCGGTCAGATCCTTCACCACGTCCTGGCCCTTGACCACGTAGCCGAATATGGTGTAGCTGTTGATCACGGAGAAGGAAGGCTCCCTGATGATGAAGATGGAAGTGGTGCCGCTGTCCACCGACTTCTTGTGGGCGAGACCCACGGCGTAATTGCAGGACAGAAGGTTGTTGGCCTGCTCCAGAGGCAGAGGATTCATGTCCTCGGACACCTCGGCAAACTGCACGTGCCAGTCGTTGGCCTTGATTACCCGGGTATCCTTGAACAGATCCTTTTTGGCCAGATAAAGCATCCTGGAGGAAGCTTTGGGGATATCCTTTTTGAGGATAGCTATCTCCACGTTGCCGGAGGTGGTCTCCAGCACCATGACCTTGTTGAAGATCAGAGTGGCGTCCAGCACCTTGGGCCCCGAGTCGTGAGAATGACCCGTTTCCGCAGGATGCTCCTCCTCCTTGGAGGTGTTGATCACGCTGTTGAACACCGCTACCACGGCCAGCACCGCGATAATAACGATCAAAGACATGTACTTTTTCATTGCTTCACCTGTTTGTCTGTATAAAAATCATTGCCGAAGGCGTCGTTGATCACCACGAGAGGCAGATCCCTGACCTCCAGCCTTCTTATTGCTTCGCAGCCCAGATCCTCATAGGCTATGACGCTGCACGCGACTATCCGGCGCCCCAGCAGGGCGGCGGCGCCGCCCGTGGCGCCGAAATAGACGGCGCAGCACTTTTGGCAGG
This genomic stretch from Abditibacteriota bacterium harbors:
- a CDS encoding glycosyltransferase gives rise to the protein MKVLFIAAEYPKPAGDKRMRRLLYIMKQFKLQGHELYFMGFSDTKPEDKGSLFKTVALLPPPAHLSDFRQHPDTVCKEKLFRETLALKPDLLFVFGIEAAVYAPFETKIPALGDFLRCEYIAVQKENSGGGMFKKLTGAFEWSKTAAIETGLASKFSTLFLPRERDVYYLNKQSALNLTVLPDAIDTEAFDTEDWMPDENRLLFTGSVTEEGNLNAVRYYRDHFADEFYKRGVTLYVTGRYLESQKNTLFNEKVVPLGFVRDIREAFKTSQAVVIPIMGGIGAVGKITEAMAAGVPVIATKDGAEGLRVTPADECILIANTPADMVAAWEKLQDRDFADRLRKNARQIVEDNYSWKANGKLLKDAVSAAK
- a CDS encoding DUF1559 domain-containing protein, translating into MKKGFTLIELLVVIAIIAILAAILFPVFAQAREKARGTQCLSNVKQLATAVIMYASDWDECFPSVYQGATDMAGAGSLDYDAWWCHYANPWPGNATYKDYMTKYSFRAIMTPYVKNGAMFICPSDPQADKEFTCAQVKRINSYLLRSSIYKCGRHQPQNGFTHGDASNAGMSAPVPMGKMSFPANYIMMHETFPFHQMDFVDGTDYWKPSDKVVCAFGDGHASTVAVGQFWWKNNGLSPSAGFGGGAKWPPYRGWDINWPNNVNDFINGRQEMWRYMSLISKDTDRNYKNGDTGVDE
- a CDS encoding Nif3-like dinuclear metal center hexameric protein, with the protein product MRIKDFYDGVLDRLCPFSLAEDWDRSGFALGDKDRELEGCLFCLDLVPEAIDRAAEYGANVIVTHHPYIFEPLRELDFAESRTALLETLIKQDIALIQCHTNLDSAAGGVSDVLCRLLDVEGSIPIIPKPEEPAAGLGRIGILGNGAINAAAALAEEYGEHTPPPLYCLAETYERCLREGLEALYGCACGRSVRYAADRIPFRTNLEYLEPRVLGRLPERVAVCGGAGADICKKAGADCYITGEVKRHQFMEAALDGVLVIEAGHFETEAPGIAELYLLAETMTDAPVYMYCDPVFVPDGLMGDLSGLIF
- a CDS encoding MFS transporter encodes the protein MKLFLTAPKNLRLTVIASFVVMCAFGIYNATYYNFITDVIRIDPADLGRLEAFRELPGLLMVFFGILTSRLADRTTGILSALIAAVGFGAYTQLSGVPSLMLWTFVWSVGMHMWFPLQTSLIISFAPRGEDGRYAGFSSSVTAAAQVTGMLLVALVGARVSYVAWYALVAGMMIPGAVILAFIPRTAGSPSRESLTLRKKFRHYYVLTFLEGCRKQVFITFAVYVLTREFHTPVKIIALLMLLNNVLNTFGYPIVGRLADKIGERVILRTSYFLLIFVYLGYAFGRSVWILYVMYILDNVFYFSTLCLTTYLKSLATREELLTAMSTGQTFNHLAACLVPIAGGLAWAKFGYSWTFMASMLIVIFSCFYAGHVPARRREGQDA
- a CDS encoding DUF374 domain-containing protein, coding for MLKKLGNDPRIRRIAAALLYRIMALICRSCRLKIVGGEHARAVNEAGGGLLLMWHKTLVMPIYACRNMGMSPMIASSRDGEIIAFFAQKMGYDPVRGSTGKDDGVSALKTTLRLVRQNRIVTITLDGPTGPAGTVHKGAIAVLRRTGCPFVPLACAMANPIVLRKAWDKHRLPRPFDRVCVLIGEPRRLPEGLSDEEAEEYIRGAVNDTEKQAEELLG
- a CDS encoding HD domain-containing protein, with translation MKDISLLLERQEAERLSDMAALSADWKDSRQRPEPPCPVRTVFMRDRDRIIHCRTFRRMADKTQVFVAREDIHFRTRLTHTLEVFQISTVIARALRLNEDLTAAIAMGHDLGHTPFGHAGESALNEILSEHGISFHHARQSLRVVDTLERLNLTEPVRDGILKHSKGACDLSNTEGNAFTAEGRLVRICDRIAYINHDIDDSFRAGIITPEDLQALDKRIPVTTSDRIALMSEDMIQTGLTEGRIGMSPEVSDQIDRLKDFMYERVYFAAGKLGNEAVLKEELKSLFRYYMRHPEHINPTGSYPNDPSLPVRAADYISNMTDTYAGEQIKKYVL
- a CDS encoding family 78 glycoside hydrolase catalytic domain is translated as MFNITNMRIDGLADPVGLDSSSFLLSWQVVSDRMDVVQKTVKVFIYDFISGEKVWENYSTHCNFFMNCSCDLKERHKYHLVLYISDNYDNTARGTMLFTTGLFEGARSFEGAEWLCSSSDDSIPAEGRGSYAEDVKPVRLEHDPDKSYLFVRDIVCGTNVVFAQMNVCALGYCEIALNGKKLSDHVLDPGFTVYDKRALYVSYDVTYLLKKENRISVMLGNGFYNSSAPDAWGFQNARWRRLPKFIMLMDVVYANGKRETFVSDTSFRQHESFVKYQNVRCGELHDMRERTYSCSYMDSIGDWDRACAVPGFTVPEIDLQKLPPVKKLAKYAPVSVSGGDKECVVRFAENITGWAKIQMKGKTGRQVTIEFAERNKTEWPMSIPSDETNGHLVRGQFQTLTVILSGGIDTCEPMFSYNGFQYIIIKNLGYLPEASDITAYQVATDLKAVGDFECSEELLNSIHRMAIRTFRNNYHSIPTDCPHREKNGWTCDGWLASEYGILNFDMQQAYVKWLRDMCDDQYPSGNTSCIVPNPDWSIRDGSLFDVQWTGAMLVIANRLLGYYEDEAAVRRAYPHMEKYISYASSHLNSYLFGDTVQALGDWLDVPPDKPEPGVYCYNTDRMFMNNIFFYRLLQLMTEFTGLVGKDQTEYIKLAENVREAINGRYLRKDGRYFDDSMTSLAMAICFDLPPKEMRELTEKALVEDIERHDRHLNCGITGTRYLFDALSKIGRDDLAVAILKQTDYPSYGFMIQNRATTLWEDWWGGSSLSHPMLGSVDAWLYKRIGGLDYRSGHLTVRIPPASLGITKAETKYQSVYGEIRVLWEYTESALDVELDIPVGIETEYRVLDEKHTLPSGKHAFEYPLDGQRAD
- a CDS encoding peptidylprolyl isomerase, giving the protein MKKYMSLIVIIAVLAVVAVFNSVINTSKEEEHPAETGHSHDSGPKVLDATLIFNKVMVLETTSGNVEIAILKKDIPKASSRMLYLAKKDLFKDTRVIKANDWHVQFAEVSEDMNPLPLEQANNLLSCNYAVGLAHKKSVDSGTTSIFIIREPSFSVINSYTIFGYVVKGQDVVKDLTEDDSIVASSVRAKTPEDDKALVDIMKQGNLDHGLATQFEMKATAEFQMEAAKKMSDALPGELDR